One Paenibacillus sp. SYP-B4298 genomic window, GTATCGCGAATGCTATGAGCAGTTGCTTCGCAACGGCCAGGCGTATTACTGCTACTGCACTGAGGAGGAGCTGGAGCAGGAGCGTGAAGAGCAGATGGCACGAGGCGAGACGCCGCGCTATTCTGGACGCCATCGCGATCTGACCGCAGAGCAGCGCCAAGCCTTCGAGGCGGAGGGGCGCATCCCAAGCATCCGTTTCCGCGTGCCTGAGGGCAAGCGTTATACGTTCCAGGATATGGTCAAGGGCGAGATCGGCTTCGATACAGCGGAGATGGGCGATTTCGTCATCGTGAAGAAGGATGGCATTCCGACCTATAATTTTGCTGTCGTTATCGATGATCACCAGATGAAGATCAGCCATGTGCTGCGGGGAGAGGATCATATCTCCAACACGCCGCGCCAATTGATGATCTATGAAGCATTAGGCTGGGAGCCGCCCGTATTCGGCCATATGACGCTGATCGTCAATGAACAGCGCAAGAAGCTGAGCAAGCGCGATGAGTCGATTATCCAGTTTATCGAGCAGTATGACGAGCTGGGCTATCTGCCGGAGACGCTGTTCAACTTCATCGCCTTGCTGGGCTGGTCGCCCGAGGGCGAGCAGGAGATGTTCACCCGCGAGGAGCTGGCGGACATCTTCGACGAATCCCGTCTGAGCAAGAGTCCAGCGGTGTTTGATACGCAGAAGCTGGCCTGGATGAACAATGAATATATTAAGAAAGCGGACACGGCGCGCATCGTTGATCTATGCCTGCCGCATCTGCAGCGCGCGGGCAAAGCAAGCACGCAGGCGGATGCAGCGGAATATGAATGGGTAAGCGCACTTGTCAAGCTGTATCAGGATAAGCTGCGCTGCGCGGCCGATATTGTCGAGCTGACCGAGCTGTTCTTCCGCGAGGAGCCAGCAGACGAGGAGGAGGCTGCCGCGGTGCTGGCCGAGGAGCAGGTGCCTGCGGTGCTGCAGGCGTTCGCCGCTCAGGTAGAGGGCGCAGCGGACGGCGATTTCTCGGCGGATAGCATCAAGGCGATGATCAAGGCGGTTCAGCAGCAGACGGGATGCAAGGGCAAGCAACTGTTTATGCCGATTCGCGCTGCGCTGACAGGGCAGACGCATGGCCCGGATCTGAATGAGACGATCCGATTGCTTGGACGCAGCAAGGTGCTGTCCCGTCTTCAGGCCCGGCTCGGCTAGCGGTCGATTCACAGGCTGCATCTTGCCGCTTGTCAACCCTGATGCAAAGGGGTATACTAGGTTCAAATAATGACGAAACAGGCATAGAACAGGAAAAGTACGTTTTGAAGGGATTCCCAGAGAGGACAACCGCATGCGAACCCTGACGCTCTTTGGAGCGCGCATCTTCGCTGCCCGCTGGAAGTTGTCCATTCCCGAAGGCGGAACATGCACCTGGGAGCTTTGCTCCGAGCCGGATAGATGCGGGCAGAACGCTGCTTGCCTATGCGGGGTAGGCGGCAACGTGACGCTCGCGTTAAGAGCATGTGAGGGATACAGGTGTCAACAGCGGTTGAGCCTTGTTGTCTGAAGCGAAGTGGAACCACGATGATACGTCTTCGCAGCCATATGGCTGCGAAGATTTTTTGTTATACAGGACGTTTATTTGAAGCATCGAGGAAAGCATCCGGCTGGAGCAGGTTATCACGCATCGGAGCGATAACAGATTGTTTTCTGAAAGGGGGGCGTGCTATGTTCAGGCATTTCAAATCGGATATTCAGGCGGTATTCGAGAATGATCCTGCAGCGCGTAGCAAATTTGAGGTGATCTTCACCTACTCTGGCCTGCATGCGATATGGTGGCATCGAATCGCTCATTTCCTCTATCGGAAACGGTGGTATACGCTGGCACGGGTCATCTCGCAGGCGAGCCGATTTTTCACGGGTATCGAGATTCATCCTGGCGCTGTCATCGGAGAGCGGCTGTTTATTGACCACGGGATGGGAGTTGTCATCGGAGAAACCTGTGTGATAGGTGATGATGTGGTCATCTACCAGGGTGTAACGCTCGGAGGAACAGGCAAGGAGAAGGGCAAGCGGCATCCCACCATTGGCAACGGGGTTGTGGTAGGGTCGGGTGCGAAGGTGCTGGGAAGCTTCACGGTAGGAGAAGGGTCCAGCATCGGAGCCAACTCGGTGGTCGTGCGCGAGGTTCCGCCTGGCAGCACGGTCGTTGGCATTCCAGGCAAAATCGTGCGCAGCAACGGCAAGCGCGTCAGTGATCGCCTGGATCATAGCCAGCTTCCTGACCCAGTCATTGAGACGTGCCGCAGGCTGCAGCAGGAGCTGGATGAGCTGCGGGAGCAGATGGATAACATGAAGAAAGAAGCGAGACTGCCGGTGGGCAGCGGAGGAGAGTGACCTATGACTGTGCTGATCTATAATTCATTGACCCGCGAGAAGGAGGAATTCGTGCCGCAATCGCCGGGCAAGGTGAAAATGTATGTGTGCGGGCCGACTGTCTACGATTATATCCATATCGGCAATGCTCGTCCGGTAATCTTCTTTGATACGGTGCGTCGCTATCTAGAGCATAGAGGCTATGATGTCAACTATGTCATGAATTTTACGGATGTGGACGACAAGCTGATTCGCAAGGCAGAGCAGACGGGGCAGACGGTGCCCGAGGTGGCGGAGACATTCATTGCGGCGTTCAATGAGGATATTGAAGCGCTCGGTGTGCGCAAGGCGACGAGCAACCCGCGTGTGACGGAGCATATTGCGGAAATTATCGGCTTCATTGCGGCGCTGGTGGATAAGGGAGCCGCTTATGAGAGTGAAGGCGATGTGTACTTTAGAACCTCCAGCTTCGAGGAGTATGGCAAGCTGTCGCATCAGAATCTGGAGGAGCTGCAGATGGGCATCCGGATCGAGATCGGCGAGCGGAAGGAGAATGCCCAGGATTTTGTGCTATGGAAGGGAGCCAAGCCGGGTGAGATCAACTGGGATAGCCCGTGGGGAGCTGGACGTCCGGGCTGGCACATCGAGTGCTCCGCTATGGCGCGAGAATATTTGGGGGACACGCTGGATATTCATGGCGGCGGTGCAGATCTTCAGTTTCCGCATCATGAATGCGAGGTCGCTCAGTCGGAATCCTGCACAGGGCAGCCACTTGCCAACTACTGGATGCATAACGGCTATATCCATATCGACAATAAGAAAATGTCCAAGTCGCTCGGCAATGGGGTTACCGTTCGCGTGCTCTTGGAACGCGCCAAGCCACAAGCGATTCGTTACTTCATGCTGGCTACGCATTATCGGAGCCCGCTGAATTTCAACGAATCGACGATGGAGCAGGCTCAGAGCAGCGTTGAGCGGATCAGCAATTGCGAAGCAAATCTGGAGCATCGGCTGGCAGCGCTGCCTTCTATAGGACAGCCGGAGCAGCCGACGGAGCTCGCCGCTGAGGTGTTGAAGCGGCTGGAGGGGATCGAGGCCGGATTCCATAGCAAGATGAGCGATGACTTCAATACGCCAGATGCGATTACGGCTGTGTTCGAGCTGGTGAATGAGGCGAACCAGTATCTGCAGCAAGAGGTTGCTGAAGCTGTAGTGCTGGAGGCCTTGCTGGCTATGCTGCGTCGCTTCGACGAGGTGCTGGGTCTCCTGCCGCAGAAGCAAGCGGAGCATGGGCTGCTCGACGAGGAGGTTGATCTGCTGATTGCGGAGCGCAACACAGCTCGGCAGGAGAAGAACTGGGCGCGTGCAGACGAGATTCGCGACCTGCTGGCGGGGCAGGGCATCGTGTTGGAGGATACGCCGCAAGGCATCCGCTGGCGGCGCAAATGATGAAGCCGGAACAGGTAGGTGGTACGCCTGCGGAGAAGCAGGAGCAGCCCATGGAGAGCGGCGTGGAGAACGGGCTGTGGTTCCATCCCCCAGCAAAGGAACCGCAGCAGATGAGTCCGGTCGTGCTGGCCTACATCGGGGATGCCGTATTTGAACTGCTGGTACGCCAGTATTTGCTCGCGCAGCCCAATCATCGTCTGCATCATCTTCATAAGGAAGCGACCTCGATGGTGTCGGCGAAGGCGCAATGTGCGCTGCTGCATCGGCTGATGCCGCTGCTTACGGACGAGGAGGCGGATGTCGTCAGGCGGGGACGCAATGCCAAGTCGGGCAACCCGCCCAAAAATGCAGACCCGCAGGAATATCGCCATGCAACCGCGCTGGAGTGCTTGTTCGGTTACTTGTATTACCATAAGCGCAGCGCCCGGATACAGGAGCTGTTAGAGATTGCTATTCAGAGAACTTCAGCCGCGGCAGGCGAAGAGGAGGAGACAACATGACGGATCAGGAAAGACAGGAAGAATGGATTGCCGGGAAGCACCCGGTGCTG contains:
- the gltX gene encoding glutamate--tRNA ligase gives rise to the protein MAQEVRVRYAPSPTGHLHIGNARTALFNYLFARKHGGKLIIRIEDTDVKRNVAGGEENQLTYLKWLGISWDESIDVGGAYGPYRQTERLELYRECYEQLLRNGQAYYCYCTEEELEQEREEQMARGETPRYSGRHRDLTAEQRQAFEAEGRIPSIRFRVPEGKRYTFQDMVKGEIGFDTAEMGDFVIVKKDGIPTYNFAVVIDDHQMKISHVLRGEDHISNTPRQLMIYEALGWEPPVFGHMTLIVNEQRKKLSKRDESIIQFIEQYDELGYLPETLFNFIALLGWSPEGEQEMFTREELADIFDESRLSKSPAVFDTQKLAWMNNEYIKKADTARIVDLCLPHLQRAGKASTQADAAEYEWVSALVKLYQDKLRCAADIVELTELFFREEPADEEEAAAVLAEEQVPAVLQAFAAQVEGAADGDFSADSIKAMIKAVQQQTGCKGKQLFMPIRAALTGQTHGPDLNETIRLLGRSKVLSRLQARLG
- the cysE gene encoding serine O-acetyltransferase; protein product: MFRHFKSDIQAVFENDPAARSKFEVIFTYSGLHAIWWHRIAHFLYRKRWYTLARVISQASRFFTGIEIHPGAVIGERLFIDHGMGVVIGETCVIGDDVVIYQGVTLGGTGKEKGKRHPTIGNGVVVGSGAKVLGSFTVGEGSSIGANSVVVREVPPGSTVVGIPGKIVRSNGKRVSDRLDHSQLPDPVIETCRRLQQELDELREQMDNMKKEARLPVGSGGE
- the cysS gene encoding cysteine--tRNA ligase, coding for MTVLIYNSLTREKEEFVPQSPGKVKMYVCGPTVYDYIHIGNARPVIFFDTVRRYLEHRGYDVNYVMNFTDVDDKLIRKAEQTGQTVPEVAETFIAAFNEDIEALGVRKATSNPRVTEHIAEIIGFIAALVDKGAAYESEGDVYFRTSSFEEYGKLSHQNLEELQMGIRIEIGERKENAQDFVLWKGAKPGEINWDSPWGAGRPGWHIECSAMAREYLGDTLDIHGGGADLQFPHHECEVAQSESCTGQPLANYWMHNGYIHIDNKKMSKSLGNGVTVRVLLERAKPQAIRYFMLATHYRSPLNFNESTMEQAQSSVERISNCEANLEHRLAALPSIGQPEQPTELAAEVLKRLEGIEAGFHSKMSDDFNTPDAITAVFELVNEANQYLQQEVAEAVVLEALLAMLRRFDEVLGLLPQKQAEHGLLDEEVDLLIAERNTARQEKNWARADEIRDLLAGQGIVLEDTPQGIRWRRK
- a CDS encoding Mini-ribonuclease 3, producing MESGVENGLWFHPPAKEPQQMSPVVLAYIGDAVFELLVRQYLLAQPNHRLHHLHKEATSMVSAKAQCALLHRLMPLLTDEEADVVRRGRNAKSGNPPKNADPQEYRHATALECLFGYLYYHKRSARIQELLEIAIQRTSAAAGEEEETT